The Paenibacillus sophorae genome has a segment encoding these proteins:
- a CDS encoding RNA polymerase sigma factor, translated as MTDKVNDEIIIGKVLEGDREAFAALVDKYKSGLYILLLGMGASHQDAQDLAQETFINAYRKLSGHNSQSSFAAWLYTIAVNRFRDVKRRKTFSVASNPPNAQIDGTPTPEEMYMRKESELELHNLLSRLPGRYRIVLLLHYTNDLSYEEISAVTGMSLHQVKNRLYRARQKLRKLWLQPKEASHEKSALHELR; from the coding sequence ATGACGGATAAGGTTAACGATGAAATCATTATCGGCAAGGTGCTGGAAGGGGACCGTGAAGCATTTGCGGCGCTGGTGGATAAATACAAGTCCGGGTTATACATTCTGTTGCTAGGGATGGGCGCGAGCCATCAGGATGCTCAGGATTTAGCCCAAGAGACTTTTATCAACGCCTATCGGAAGCTCAGCGGTCACAACAGCCAATCAAGCTTTGCCGCTTGGCTGTATACCATTGCGGTCAATCGCTTCAGGGACGTTAAACGGAGGAAAACCTTCAGCGTTGCAAGCAACCCGCCGAATGCGCAAATCGATGGGACCCCCACTCCGGAAGAGATGTACATGCGTAAGGAAAGCGAGCTTGAGCTGCATAATCTGCTATCCAGATTGCCGGGAAGGTACAGGATCGTACTGCTGCTGCATTATACCAATGATCTGAGCTACGAGGAAATATCCGCAGTTACAGGCATGTCTTTGCATCAAGTCAAAAACCGGCTCTACCGAGCCCGCCAAAAGCTGAGAAAATTATGGCTGCAGCCAAAGGAGGCTTCTCATGAAAAATCGGCATTACACGAGCTTAGATAA
- a CDS encoding DUF4179 domain-containing protein, with translation MKNRHYTSLDNMVEDELPLRRMYASTGLSDQFTEQVMEQLRHVEMLPASRRSRNWQRMRINHRLRRGFLWGSAALATGAAAMLVISILPALGTTPPISSVPQSVSELSQRPPLQVSQWADSSLKEAQALGLVQQPSVEVSDKGYTLSLQEVIADSSRLMLSLQVTNKSGQPDDEWTKNRFDSQQLRIINEDGEEIGYFLSKLPLEHGSNTEKSQKLWLTYVFSRPPGDTVIIEGNINKLYVGDAGTEPMSGNWSFAYTADMTKSKKLTVTNALDESYTTPAGLKIDMRQLVRTPIGAQLQFDTSLTDEAAALTPKGLRKQLVLNYHFEDENGRILSKVNGPGNYTGSPPNVYLDHFMKEDAQTGTQHWTYSFTYLPYDSMKVRFVLDSYSIPVQSEDSVTFRPEKLREQPIVFEAQGDILKIHALDIEKSSNEPGLSGHITVSGEVVNSFNEDRWVARDESGKEYKVSFVGNVMLGNTMTIDEPKEGANSASYFDVLGMTAMPQELTLIRTVTDKKYTDVDWSFELPQIERH, from the coding sequence ATGAAAAATCGGCATTACACGAGCTTAGATAACATGGTCGAAGATGAACTTCCACTACGCAGAATGTATGCATCCACCGGGCTTTCCGATCAATTTACGGAGCAAGTGATGGAGCAACTGCGGCATGTGGAAATGCTGCCTGCTTCCCGCAGATCGCGGAATTGGCAGAGAATGCGCATCAATCATCGTTTGCGGCGCGGCTTTCTCTGGGGCAGTGCGGCTCTGGCGACTGGTGCAGCAGCAATGCTTGTAATTTCTATACTACCCGCCCTTGGGACGACTCCACCTATTTCCTCTGTCCCGCAGTCCGTGTCTGAGTTGTCTCAGAGACCTCCTCTGCAAGTCAGTCAATGGGCAGATAGCAGCCTTAAGGAAGCGCAGGCGCTCGGATTAGTACAACAGCCGAGTGTGGAAGTAAGCGACAAGGGCTACACTCTGTCGTTGCAAGAAGTCATTGCCGACTCCTCAAGACTAATGCTGTCTCTGCAGGTTACTAATAAATCGGGACAGCCGGACGATGAGTGGACAAAAAATAGGTTTGACAGTCAGCAGTTGCGTATTATAAATGAAGACGGCGAAGAAATAGGATATTTTCTTTCTAAACTTCCACTGGAACATGGATCCAACACTGAGAAATCCCAAAAGTTGTGGTTAACTTACGTATTCTCCCGGCCGCCGGGGGATACCGTAATCATCGAGGGGAACATTAATAAGCTGTATGTCGGTGACGCTGGTACGGAGCCGATGTCGGGAAATTGGAGTTTTGCCTACACGGCCGATATGACCAAGTCGAAGAAGTTGACCGTAACGAATGCTCTGGATGAATCCTATACCACCCCAGCCGGACTAAAAATTGACATGCGGCAGCTTGTTCGCACTCCTATCGGAGCCCAATTGCAATTCGACACCTCGCTTACAGATGAAGCGGCTGCCCTCACGCCTAAGGGTCTCCGCAAGCAACTCGTGCTTAACTACCATTTTGAAGATGAGAACGGGCGTATTCTCTCCAAAGTTAACGGCCCAGGAAACTATACCGGTTCCCCCCCTAATGTCTACCTGGATCACTTTATGAAAGAAGATGCACAGACTGGGACACAGCATTGGACCTATTCCTTCACGTATCTTCCGTACGACAGCATGAAAGTTCGATTCGTATTGGATAGTTATTCTATCCCGGTGCAATCTGAGGATTCTGTTACTTTCCGTCCAGAGAAGCTGAGAGAGCAGCCTATAGTCTTTGAAGCACAAGGCGATATCCTCAAAATCCATGCACTGGATATTGAAAAAAGCTCGAATGAGCCGGGACTCTCGGGCCATATCACAGTCAGCGGGGAAGTTGTTAACAGCTTTAATGAGGATCGCTGGGTCGCAAGGGATGAATCCGGTAAGGAATATAAAGTTTCCTTTGTCGGAAATGTTATGCTCGGTAACACCATGACCATTGATGAACCGAAGGAAGGAGCAAACTCTGCGTCTTATTTCGATGTTTTAGGCATGACTGCCATGCCACAGGAGCTCACGCTCATCCGCACCGTAACCGACAAGAAGTATACCGATGTGGACTGGAGCTTCGAGTTGCCTCAAATCGAGCGGCATTAG
- a CDS encoding YmaF family protein: MKIPVTGFVVDSGDQDAHHSHKLYITSWNGNPVHVHAFSGVTSVDDGHSHEYASWTAPAPTGVPHVHGYYTVTSLNLGHTHLIQGTTGPAIELPGGGHYHRFEGYTSINGRNPHSHAYSGRTGNEVGG, encoded by the coding sequence ATGAAAATCCCTGTTACTGGATTCGTAGTGGATTCCGGAGATCAAGATGCCCATCATTCACACAAACTTTATATAACCTCTTGGAATGGCAACCCTGTCCATGTCCATGCTTTTTCCGGTGTAACATCCGTTGATGACGGACATTCTCATGAGTATGCTAGTTGGACCGCTCCTGCACCTACTGGTGTGCCTCATGTACACGGCTATTATACCGTTACGTCTTTGAACCTAGGTCATACCCACCTCATTCAGGGAACAACCGGTCCAGCCATTGAACTTCCCGGAGGCGGGCACTATCATCGATTTGAGGGGTATACATCAATTAACGGAAGGAATCCTCATTCCCATGCCTATAGTGGGCGAACGGGCAACGAAGTGGGAGGCTAA
- a CDS encoding sporulation protein YjcZ gives MSEYDHDHKVKGYGGFTSTNAILVLFILLVIILKACLF, from the coding sequence ATGAGCGAATATGATCACGATCATAAAGTCAAAGGTTACGGCGGCTTTACGTCGACAAATGCCATCTTGGTCCTCTTTATCTTGTTGGTTATTATTTTAAAAGCCTGCTTGTTCTAG
- a CDS encoding DUF116 domain-containing protein — translation MSETVTETLTYSLCGDRGETDKYYADVAAFTDEVMESLREEEQTIQEFKHYIADNNLKPIDSAVYALEFLMIGVLWRIYGRRAGAGSIYMGKLLSSLYSIRNRSAGVKIAVNRLKGIAGTTVLARSRKLEGAIDLKRFGRLIGWLRASGEFEQESKRLAVWLDFLNSKPPSKSENMLLRAERLGFWFEQRSKVRLGCYTSGVDAYIENNRQRLKWKENRIFCSRERVEYHLNMVGAEIMNRAFHGGFSAAKEKRVFLPVCMRHKSSEACKAVKEGEGYRCRSCSKECQVNAVTAMAKEYGCKVVMIPHASTAFGHQRIREGEVGIVGIACVLNLISGGYKAKEMGYEPQCVLLHYSGCIQHWHPKGIETRIDVHRLEEILKTGQKTYT, via the coding sequence GTGAGTGAGACAGTTACAGAGACATTGACCTACTCCTTATGCGGTGACAGGGGTGAAACGGATAAATATTACGCGGATGTAGCCGCTTTTACCGATGAGGTTATGGAAAGTTTACGCGAAGAAGAACAGACTATCCAAGAATTCAAGCATTACATTGCTGATAATAACCTGAAGCCGATCGATTCTGCAGTGTATGCGCTGGAATTCCTTATGATTGGCGTGCTGTGGAGAATATACGGCCGAAGGGCAGGCGCAGGAAGTATTTATATGGGTAAGCTGCTATCATCCCTGTACAGTATAAGAAATAGAAGTGCAGGTGTGAAAATCGCGGTAAACCGGCTGAAGGGGATTGCCGGAACAACCGTCTTAGCGAGGAGCAGAAAGCTTGAAGGCGCGATTGATTTAAAACGGTTCGGCAGGCTGATTGGCTGGCTGCGGGCAAGCGGAGAATTTGAGCAGGAGAGCAAACGATTGGCGGTCTGGTTGGATTTTTTGAACAGCAAACCACCAAGTAAAAGCGAAAACATGCTGTTAAGAGCTGAAAGACTGGGCTTCTGGTTTGAACAGAGAAGCAAGGTGCGGCTGGGCTGTTACACGTCTGGGGTAGATGCTTATATTGAAAACAACCGTCAGCGGCTGAAATGGAAAGAAAACCGGATCTTCTGCAGCCGTGAACGGGTGGAATATCATTTGAATATGGTGGGCGCGGAGATCATGAATCGGGCGTTTCATGGCGGTTTCTCGGCAGCCAAAGAAAAGAGAGTCTTCCTCCCCGTCTGCATGCGGCATAAATCAAGTGAAGCCTGCAAAGCAGTAAAAGAAGGAGAGGGCTATCGCTGCAGAAGCTGTTCCAAGGAGTGCCAGGTCAATGCCGTAACGGCTATGGCCAAAGAGTACGGCTGCAAAGTGGTAATGATCCCGCATGCCTCTACTGCGTTCGGACATCAGCGCATCCGTGAGGGGGAGGTGGGAATTGTTGGCATTGCTTGCGTGCTGAATCTCATCTCAGGAGGATATAAAGCGAAAGAAATGGGATATGAGCCCCAGTGTGTGCTGCTCCATTATTCAGGCTGCATCCAGCATTGGCATCCAAAGGGTATCGAGACGAGGATTGATGTCCACCGTTTAGAAGAGATTTTAAAGACCGGGCAGAAAACATACACATAA
- a CDS encoding nitrate/nitrite transporter → MEAKGFRKAGHSPSLLSAFLYFDVSFMIWVLCGALSLYITKDFGLSDTQKATMVAIPILGGSVFRIPMGILADRIGCKKAGLTGMGLTLIPLLWGWLGGSSLLQIHMIGFLLGFAGASFAVSLSLASRWYPPQYQGLAMGIAGAGNSGTAIATFFGPQIAQAYGWHNVFALAMIPLIIVMIVFAILVKDAPNAPAPKPLKDYLSVFKHADTWWFSMFYAITFGGFVGFANYASIFFYDVYGDSAHPGGLTKIQVGYLVTITVIAGSFFRPVGGWIADKIGGMRLLVILYSVISVCAFAIATMPDSFLVMLLYTSLMMACLGMGNGSVFQIIPQRFSSEIGVITGIVGAAGGLGGYLLPTYILGPLKQSTGSQVTGFLVVGSIVLLTTLIFYAVTRSWRKTWAKAESGVNF, encoded by the coding sequence ATGGAAGCAAAAGGTTTTCGCAAGGCCGGTCATTCCCCGAGTTTATTGTCAGCTTTTTTATATTTCGATGTCAGCTTTATGATTTGGGTGCTGTGCGGAGCTTTATCGCTCTACATAACCAAGGATTTCGGTTTATCGGATACCCAAAAAGCTACAATGGTTGCGATCCCCATCCTGGGCGGATCGGTGTTCCGGATACCGATGGGAATATTGGCAGACCGCATTGGCTGTAAGAAAGCGGGCCTCACCGGAATGGGCCTTACCCTTATTCCTCTTCTTTGGGGGTGGCTCGGCGGTTCCAGCCTGCTGCAGATTCATATGATCGGCTTCCTGCTCGGCTTCGCGGGCGCGAGCTTTGCCGTATCACTTTCCTTGGCCAGCCGCTGGTATCCTCCGCAGTATCAGGGACTTGCGATGGGCATTGCGGGAGCGGGTAACAGCGGAACGGCGATTGCAACCTTTTTCGGGCCGCAGATCGCTCAGGCTTACGGGTGGCACAATGTATTTGCTCTCGCCATGATCCCGCTCATTATTGTTATGATCGTGTTCGCTATTTTGGTTAAAGACGCCCCGAATGCCCCTGCTCCAAAACCATTGAAGGATTACCTCAGTGTCTTCAAGCATGCGGATACCTGGTGGTTCTCGATGTTCTATGCCATTACCTTTGGAGGTTTTGTCGGGTTCGCCAACTATGCGAGCATTTTCTTCTATGATGTGTATGGCGACAGCGCGCATCCAGGCGGTTTAACCAAAATCCAGGTCGGCTACCTGGTAACCATTACAGTCATTGCAGGCAGCTTCTTCAGACCTGTAGGCGGCTGGATCGCCGACAAAATTGGCGGTATGCGTCTCCTCGTTATTTTGTACAGTGTGATTTCTGTATGTGCATTTGCGATTGCCACCATGCCGGATTCATTCCTTGTGATGCTTCTTTATACGAGCCTGATGATGGCCTGCCTTGGCATGGGGAACGGATCGGTATTCCAGATTATACCTCAGCGTTTCTCCAGTGAAATCGGAGTCATTACGGGAATCGTCGGCGCTGCGGGAGGTTTGGGAGGATATTTACTGCCTACATATATCCTCGGTCCGCTGAAACAATCTACAGGCTCACAGGTCACAGGATTTCTTGTTGTAGGTTCCATCGTATTATTGACAACCCTTATTTTTTACGCGGTAACACGTTCCTGGAGAAAAACCTGGGCTAAGGCGGAATCCGGGGTCAATTTCTAA
- a CDS encoding sulfite reductase subunit alpha encodes MTTKKVKSVCPYCGVGCGIVLEVSGNRVVKLTGDKEHPANFGRLCTKGSTAALAITDSGRMEYAYMRQAQKGQASKVGIDEAISATAKRLRAILDEHGPDALSFYVSGQMSLEAQYLINKLAKGFIRTNNIESNSRLCMASAGSGYKLSLGADGPPGSYQDMDQTDLFFIIGANMADCHPILFLRLMDRVKAGAKLIVVDPRRTATADKAHLFMQIRPGTDLALLNGLLHLLIKNGHTDPAFIAEFTSGFENMPEFLEDYPPDKVAEITGIPEADIRKAAEWIGRSPGWMTCWTMGLNQSTHGTWHTNAICNLHLATGAICRPGSGPFSLTGQPNAMGGREMGYMGPGLPGQRSVLDEGDRRFIEDMWKLPQGTLRTEVGTGTVSMFESMKSGDIKACWIICTNPVATVPNRKNVIAGLEAAELVITQDAFQDTETNRFADIMLPGALWSEAEGVMINSERNLTLMQKAVEPPGEAIPDWQIIARVACEMGYSAAFSYGSSAEVYQEIQQAWNSKTGYDIRGATYGRLRETPVQWPCPPDSASVRNPIRYLNEAGSTPTPKEHGGDNTPRIVFPTASGKGVFWARPYLPPAEMPDNDYPFVLNSGRLQHQWHTLTKTGKISTLNKLNPGPFIEIHPEDAAMLGIIDQDSVEICSRRGRAILPAVITDRVRPGNCFAPFHWNDVFGKNLAINDVTNDSVDPLSFQPELKFCSVSLVKAAGLSAAEQNLPDHAGIQTPLPTNAATVNQKEELYLAQLNTLESLLGLQSPKNITLDSHEQAYLSGFITSLRTEDSRTASGIPVLPPSAPLESSKRYWVDGLLAGMFSRSSHQGAGTITKHEPAAATGAVDRMPVTILWASQTGNAEGAAIGCAKKLQESGYDIRLVNMNQYSVPDLAKERFVLFIASTFGAGDPPDNGESFFHSLQADHAPLLPNLQYAVLAFGDSNYDQFCGFGRNLDARLEELGAQRLLECAPCDTDYQELVDTWTNTVAGVLSESASHREQSFLSAAETAISTQAIGPDAAAQIPEQSGYNRNRPIHSRILFNRRLNKGNSEKETRHYAFDLRNTGLQFEAGDALGVWPTNCPELVSTMISTLKLQPSSPVTVKGHGEMPLADALLYHFEIARVAPEMLRFIRERSHNERLNELLKSENQADLKEWLWGRQLIDVLQEFPVSMSAAEFTQLLKPLQPRLYSISSSPKANPDEVHITVSTLRYDYSGNSRKGVCSTFLADLATENTEIPIFIQKNAHFRPPTNPDAPMIMVGPGTGIAPFRSFLQERRATGARGKNWLIFGEQREDSDFYFRDELEAFRKEGFLHRLDTAFSRDQADKIYVQHRMVEHGAELWAWLQEGAHFYVCGDANQMANEVDAALKAVIQQHGGMTADAAKDYVKEMSLSKRYSRDVY; translated from the coding sequence ATGACAACGAAAAAAGTAAAAAGTGTCTGCCCTTACTGCGGCGTTGGCTGCGGAATCGTACTCGAAGTATCCGGTAACCGCGTTGTCAAACTCACCGGAGATAAAGAGCATCCGGCCAATTTCGGCAGACTGTGCACTAAAGGCAGCACTGCCGCTCTTGCCATCACAGATTCGGGGCGTATGGAATACGCCTATATGCGCCAGGCCCAAAAGGGCCAAGCCTCCAAAGTCGGCATAGATGAAGCCATTAGCGCTACGGCCAAGCGGCTCCGTGCCATTCTTGACGAACACGGCCCGGATGCCCTCTCCTTCTATGTTTCGGGCCAAATGTCGCTTGAGGCACAGTACCTGATCAACAAGCTGGCCAAGGGCTTCATAAGGACGAATAACATCGAATCCAATTCACGCCTTTGTATGGCGAGCGCCGGCAGCGGCTACAAGCTTTCGCTTGGAGCGGATGGGCCACCGGGTTCTTATCAGGATATGGATCAAACCGATTTGTTCTTCATTATAGGAGCCAATATGGCCGACTGTCATCCGATTCTGTTCCTCCGGTTGATGGATCGGGTTAAAGCGGGAGCGAAGCTGATTGTCGTGGACCCACGCCGTACGGCAACCGCGGACAAAGCGCATCTGTTCATGCAAATCAGGCCTGGAACGGATCTCGCCCTGCTTAACGGACTGCTGCATCTGCTTATAAAGAACGGCCATACGGACCCGGCTTTCATCGCCGAGTTCACCTCCGGCTTTGAGAACATGCCGGAATTCCTGGAAGATTATCCGCCGGACAAGGTGGCCGAAATTACAGGAATCCCCGAGGCGGATATCCGCAAAGCCGCCGAGTGGATCGGCAGGTCGCCGGGTTGGATGACCTGCTGGACCATGGGGCTCAACCAGAGTACACATGGAACATGGCATACGAATGCCATCTGCAACCTGCATCTCGCTACCGGAGCCATCTGCCGTCCGGGAAGCGGCCCCTTCTCACTCACCGGCCAGCCTAACGCCATGGGAGGCCGGGAGATGGGTTACATGGGGCCCGGCTTGCCCGGTCAGCGTTCTGTCCTGGACGAAGGCGACCGCAGGTTTATCGAGGATATGTGGAAGCTCCCCCAAGGCACCCTTCGTACCGAAGTGGGCACCGGCACCGTATCCATGTTCGAAAGCATGAAATCCGGCGATATCAAAGCCTGCTGGATTATCTGCACCAATCCGGTGGCCACCGTTCCGAACCGCAAGAACGTTATCGCGGGTCTGGAGGCTGCCGAATTGGTCATTACGCAGGATGCATTCCAGGATACCGAGACGAACCGGTTCGCGGATATCATGCTGCCCGGGGCTTTATGGTCCGAAGCCGAAGGCGTGATGATCAATTCCGAGCGTAACCTGACCTTGATGCAGAAGGCGGTCGAGCCGCCCGGAGAAGCTATTCCCGACTGGCAGATTATTGCTCGGGTTGCTTGTGAGATGGGCTATTCTGCGGCTTTTTCCTACGGTTCCTCTGCTGAGGTCTATCAGGAAATCCAGCAGGCATGGAATTCGAAGACCGGATATGATATCCGCGGCGCTACTTATGGAAGGCTGCGTGAAACGCCAGTTCAGTGGCCTTGTCCGCCGGACAGCGCGAGCGTTCGAAACCCGATCCGCTATTTGAACGAAGCTGGCAGTACGCCTACGCCGAAAGAGCATGGTGGCGACAACACTCCGCGTATCGTTTTCCCGACGGCAAGCGGAAAAGGAGTTTTCTGGGCGCGCCCGTATCTCCCGCCTGCAGAAATGCCGGACAACGATTATCCGTTTGTTCTGAATTCGGGCCGTCTGCAGCATCAATGGCATACCCTGACCAAGACGGGAAAGATCTCCACGCTGAATAAACTGAACCCGGGTCCCTTTATTGAAATTCACCCGGAGGATGCGGCAATGCTTGGAATTATAGATCAGGATTCGGTAGAAATCTGTTCGAGACGGGGACGGGCCATTCTTCCGGCGGTCATAACAGACCGGGTGCGTCCCGGAAACTGCTTTGCCCCCTTCCATTGGAATGATGTGTTCGGGAAGAATCTAGCGATAAACGATGTCACCAATGATTCCGTTGATCCCCTGTCCTTTCAGCCTGAATTGAAGTTTTGTTCTGTCTCGCTGGTCAAGGCTGCGGGTCTTTCGGCAGCGGAGCAGAATTTACCGGATCATGCTGGAATTCAAACCCCACTTCCAACCAACGCTGCGACCGTCAATCAGAAGGAGGAATTGTATTTGGCGCAACTGAATACGCTCGAGAGTCTGTTGGGCCTTCAATCCCCCAAAAACATCACGCTGGATAGTCATGAGCAAGCCTATCTGTCAGGCTTCATTACAAGTCTGCGCACCGAGGATTCACGAACGGCGTCCGGCATTCCGGTTCTGCCCCCTTCCGCGCCGCTTGAATCGTCCAAACGTTATTGGGTAGACGGCCTGCTGGCCGGGATGTTCTCCCGCAGCTCCCATCAAGGTGCGGGAACGATTACCAAGCATGAACCGGCAGCGGCGACAGGGGCTGTGGACAGAATGCCTGTCACCATTCTTTGGGCCTCGCAGACCGGAAACGCGGAAGGTGCTGCAATCGGCTGTGCGAAGAAATTACAGGAATCCGGTTATGATATTAGACTTGTAAATATGAATCAATATTCCGTACCGGATCTGGCCAAGGAACGCTTTGTCCTGTTCATCGCCAGCACCTTCGGAGCCGGAGATCCTCCGGACAACGGAGAAAGCTTCTTTCATTCTCTGCAAGCAGATCATGCGCCCCTTTTGCCAAATCTACAGTACGCCGTTCTCGCCTTCGGGGATTCGAATTACGATCAGTTTTGCGGATTCGGACGAAATCTGGATGCCCGTTTGGAGGAGCTTGGCGCGCAGCGGCTCCTTGAATGCGCTCCTTGCGATACGGATTACCAGGAGCTGGTCGATACGTGGACGAACACAGTCGCAGGTGTGTTAAGCGAGTCTGCAAGCCATCGTGAGCAATCTTTTCTTTCAGCAGCAGAAACCGCCATATCAACTCAAGCTATTGGACCCGATGCAGCGGCACAGATCCCGGAACAAAGCGGATATAACCGAAATCGACCGATACATTCGCGTATCCTTTTTAACCGGCGCCTGAATAAAGGGAACTCCGAGAAAGAAACCCGTCACTATGCTTTCGACCTTAGGAATACTGGCTTGCAGTTCGAAGCCGGTGATGCTCTTGGCGTATGGCCGACCAATTGTCCTGAGCTTGTTTCTACTATGATAAGCACTCTTAAACTGCAACCATCTTCCCCGGTCACGGTAAAAGGCCATGGAGAAATGCCACTCGCAGATGCGCTGCTCTATCACTTTGAGATTGCCCGTGTTGCTCCGGAAATGCTCCGGTTTATCCGGGAGCGTTCACACAACGAACGGCTGAACGAGCTGCTTAAAAGTGAAAATCAGGCTGACCTGAAGGAGTGGCTGTGGGGACGTCAATTGATCGATGTGCTGCAGGAGTTTCCGGTATCCATGAGCGCGGCGGAGTTTACTCAGCTGCTCAAACCTTTGCAGCCCCGCCTCTATTCCATTTCATCCAGCCCGAAAGCGAATCCGGACGAGGTCCATATCACGGTCTCGACCTTGCGTTATGATTACAGTGGCAACTCCCGAAAAGGCGTATGCTCCACATTCCTTGCCGACCTCGCCACGGAGAATACGGAAATACCGATCTTTATTCAAAAGAACGCGCATTTCCGTCCGCCGACTAATCCGGATGCGCCGATGATCATGGTCGGGCCGGGTACCGGAATCGCTCCATTTCGCAGCTTCCTGCAGGAGCGCCGAGCGACCGGGGCCAGAGGCAAGAACTGGCTGATCTTCGGGGAACAGCGTGAAGATAGCGATTTTTACTTCAGGGATGAACTCGAAGCTTTCCGGAAGGAAGGCTTCCTGCATCGTCTGGACACCGCTTTTTCCCGCGACCAAGCCGACAAAATCTATGTCCAGCACCGTATGGTAGAGCATGGCGCGGAGCTCTGGGCCTGGCTTCAGGAGGGCGCCCACTTTTATGTGTGCGGAGACGCCAATCAAATGGCTAATGAAGTGGATGCCGCGCTAAAGGCCGTCATTCAGCAGCATGGCGGGATGACTGCGGATGCAGCGAAGGATTATGTGAAAGAGATGTCGCTAAGTAAACGGTACTCGCGGGATGTCTATTAA
- a CDS encoding ester cyclase produces MISKKKLIQSIAGAALIFGTMLLVSACGNAASADKTVEAPKKEVQLLKELPQPKSMTIDPALTTSEAEAIVQTAQRFYAFWNTGNEDFISQAVSPDFIDNTLPKGRPQGPEGLKFASSRFRKVVPDLKCNIEDLLVVGDKVTARLSFTGTDTGGFMGNKPSGKPIHFMAIDILRIKDGKLVEDWHLEDNLTFMQQIGVVPEN; encoded by the coding sequence ATGATATCAAAAAAGAAATTAATTCAATCAATTGCTGGTGCTGCTCTCATCTTTGGAACAATGCTGCTCGTATCAGCATGCGGTAATGCGGCCTCGGCCGATAAAACCGTTGAAGCCCCTAAAAAAGAAGTTCAACTGTTGAAGGAACTTCCACAGCCCAAATCTATGACAATAGATCCTGCTTTGACTACAAGTGAAGCAGAGGCAATAGTTCAAACCGCGCAGCGCTTTTACGCATTCTGGAATACGGGCAATGAGGATTTTATTTCGCAGGCCGTTTCACCGGACTTCATTGATAACACGCTCCCGAAGGGGAGACCTCAAGGTCCGGAAGGATTGAAATTCGCTTCCAGCAGATTCCGCAAAGTCGTTCCTGATTTGAAGTGTAACATTGAGGATTTATTGGTGGTCGGGGACAAGGTAACAGCCCGGCTCTCATTTACCGGTACGGACACAGGCGGGTTCATGGGGAACAAGCCGAGTGGAAAGCCTATTCATTTTATGGCGATCGATATTTTACGCATAAAGGATGGGAAACTCGTTGAAGATTGGCATTTGGAAGACAATTTGACTTTCATGCAGCAAATCGGCGTCGTGCCGGAAAATTAA
- a CDS encoding alpha/beta hydrolase — protein MDALFGREGNKETYPLIIYLQGSGWGWTEQNIYAFIPQLADFVKQGYVVASVQYRGSGEALFPGQLQDVKAAVRFLKANASKYNINPEKIGVWGDSSGGHLALLLALTEGIEEFTGDREHLEESSRVQSIVDWFGPTDLLSMSQYPSRFDHDSPHSPESKLVGGAIQENKDKARKASPSQYVHPDTPPILMMHGDQDDVVPYEQSLEFFKMMKQAGNDITLYKITGGGHIGFTQPHTLEVVKSFFQSHLKEY, from the coding sequence ATGGATGCGCTGTTCGGCAGGGAAGGGAATAAAGAAACGTATCCTTTGATTATTTATTTGCAAGGCTCCGGATGGGGATGGACGGAACAGAATATTTACGCTTTTATCCCTCAACTGGCCGATTTTGTAAAACAAGGCTACGTCGTCGCGTCTGTGCAATATAGAGGAAGCGGTGAAGCTTTGTTCCCGGGACAGCTTCAGGATGTGAAGGCGGCGGTGCGTTTCCTGAAAGCCAATGCGTCCAAGTACAATATCAATCCGGAAAAAATAGGCGTATGGGGAGATTCCTCGGGCGGGCACCTGGCTCTTTTGCTTGCCTTGACGGAAGGGATCGAAGAATTTACGGGAGACAGGGAGCATCTTGAGGAATCCTCCCGGGTTCAGTCCATTGTGGACTGGTTTGGCCCGACGGATCTTTTGTCCATGAGTCAATATCCGTCCCGGTTTGACCATGATTCGCCGCATTCGCCCGAATCGAAGCTGGTCGGCGGGGCCATCCAGGAAAACAAGGATAAAGCTAGAAAAGCGAGTCCAAGTCAATATGTACACCCCGATACGCCTCCGATTTTAATGATGCATGGAGATCAGGACGACGTCGTGCCATACGAACAAAGCCTTGAATTTTTCAAGATGATGAAGCAGGCCGGCAATGATATAACGTTGTATAAAATAACAGGCGGCGGACATATCGGTTTCACCCAGCCTCACACGCTTGAAGTCGTTAAATCGTTTTTTCAGTCCCATTTGAAAGAGTATTAA